One genomic segment of Diceros bicornis minor isolate mBicDic1 chromosome 13, mDicBic1.mat.cur, whole genome shotgun sequence includes these proteins:
- the AKR1A1 gene encoding aldo-keto reductase family 1 member A1: MAASCVLLHTGQKMPLIGLGTWKSEPGQVKAAIKYALSVGYRHIDCAAIYGNETEIGEALKENVGPGKAVPREELFVTSKLWNTKHHPEDVAPALRKTLADLQLEYLDLYLMHWPFAFEQGDNPFPKNADGTVRYDSTHYKETWKAMEALVAKGLVRALGLSNFNSRQIDDVLSVASVRPAVLQVECHPYLAQNELIAHCQARGLEVTAYSPLGSSDRAWRDPAEPVLLEEPVVLALAEKYGRSPAQILLRWQVQRKVICVPKSVTPSRILQNIQVFDFTFSPEEMKRLDALNKNWRYIVPMLMVDGKRVPRDAGHPLYPFNDPY; the protein is encoded by the exons ATGGCAGCTTCCTGTGTTCTCCTGCACACTGGGCAGAAGATGCCCCTGATTGGACTGGGCACCTGGAAGAGTGAGCCTGGGCAG GTAAAAGCAGCTATTAAGTATGCCCTGAGTGTAGGCTACCGCCACATTGACTGTGCTGCTATCTACGGCAATGAGACCGAGATCGGGGAGGCCCTGAAGGAGAATGTGGGACCTGGCAAG GCAGTCCCTCGGGAGGAGCTGTTTGTGACTTCCAAGCTGTGGAACACTAAGCACCACCCCGAGGATGTGGCGCCTGCCCTCCGGAAGACACTGGCTGACCTCCAGCTGGAGTATTTGGACCTGTACCTGATGCACTGGCCTTTTGCCTTTGA GCAGGGAGACAACCCCTTCCCTAAGAATGCCGATGGGACTGTCCGCTATGACTCCACCCACTACAAGGAGACCTGGAAGGCTATGGAGGCACTGGTGGCTAAGGGGCTAGTGCGGGCCCTGGGCCTGTCCAACTTCAACAGTCGACAGATCGATGATGTGCTCAGTGTGGCCTCCGTGCGCCCAGCTGTCCTGCAG GTGGAATGCCACCCATACCTGGCTCAGAACGAGCTGATTGCCCACTGCCAAGCACGTGGCCTGGAGGTGACTGCTTATAGCCCTCTGGGCTCCTCTGATCGCGCTTGGCGTGATCCTGCTGAGCCTGTCCTGCTTGAGGAGCCAGTGGTCCTGGCACTAGCTGAAAAGTATGGCCGGTCTCCAGCTCAGATCTTGCTCAG GTGGCAGGTCCAGCGGAAAGTGATCTGCGTCCCCAAGAGTGTCACACCTTCCCGCATCCTTCAGAACATCCAG GTGTTTGACTTCACCTTTAGCCCGGAAGAGATGAAGCGGCTAGATGCCCTGAATAAAAATTGGCGATACATTGTGCCCATGCTTATG GTGGATGGGAAGAGGGTTCCAAGAGATGCAGGGCATCCTCTATACCCCTTTAATGACCCATACTGA